In Aegilops tauschii subsp. strangulata cultivar AL8/78 chromosome 3, Aet v6.0, whole genome shotgun sequence, one genomic interval encodes:
- the LOC109769207 gene encoding noroxomaritidine synthase 2-like, which produces MPILFSRELLISVVVVLLVPLYLYLRASCRSKNPSVLPTNWPILHMLPSLVANIHNIHDYGTLVLAGSGHNFRAHGPPGTGMRFFVTCDPRNVRHIFTTNYTNFPKGAEFAAIFDIMGGSLFTIDGELCLRQRAKVKGVLSNPRLVARIAACCRDKVKNILLPLFTHMASTGTPFDMQEMMSRFMFDLAATSLFGVDPGLLSPAMPPMDAAVAMDIVMEVGFLRHVMPASCWKLMKQLNIGPERKLRMAHRVLRGFIVETMKRRKINTCHVGNDEEQDGVDFVSSFLHDPDYADDDLFLAMMIGYMVAARDTVGTTLTWFFYNLTQNPKIVPIIRNELSPIASNKVVSSVGAMVIFEPDETKSLVYLRAALYETLRLYPPAPIERKTVSGDDIMPSGHQVQAGDTIFISLHSMGRMEGLWGKDCLDYNPDRWLSDDGNNLKYVPSHKFLAFNSGSRMCLGKDIAIMQMKTVVATMLWNFDVQAVEGQSIQPKPSCILEMKNGLMVKLKKREM; this is translated from the coding sequence ATGCCAATTCTTTTCTCACGTGAGCTGCTCATCTCCGTAGTGGTCGTGCTGCTTGTTCCCCTCTACCTGTACCTCAGGGCTAGTTGTAGATCAAAGAACCCATCAGTGCTCCCAACAAACTGGCCAATATTGCACATGCTCCCTTCCTTAGTGGCCAACATCCACAACATCCATGACTATGGCACCCTGGTCCTCGCTGGATCAGGCCACAACTTCAGGGCGCACGGCCCACCCGGGACCGGAATGCGGTTCTTCGTCACATGCGACCCTAGGAACGTTCGACACATCTTTACAACCAACTACACCAATTTCCCCAAGGGCGCGGAGTTCGCCGCTATCTTCGACATCATGGGCGGCAGCCTCTTCACCATCGATGGCGAGCTGTGTCTTAGGCAGCGTGCCAAAGTCAAGGGCGTGCTCAGCAATCCACGGTTGGTTGCTAGGATTGCGGCTTGCTGCCGTGACAAGGTGAAGAACATCCTGCTCCCTTTATTTACCCACATGGCGAGCACAGGCACCCCGTTCGACATGCAAGAAATGATGTCGAGGTTTATGTTTGACCTGGCTGCTACGTCTCTCTTCGGCGTGGACCCTGGCCTCCTATCCCCAGCCATGCCCCCCATGGACGCCGCAGTCGCCATGGATATAGTCATGGAGGTGGGTTTTCTCCGACACGTGATGCCGGCTTCTTGCTGGAAGTTGATGAAGCAACTAAACATCGGCCCTGAGAGAAAGCTTCGCATGGCGCACAGGGTGCTACGAGGGTTCATTGTGGAGACGATGAAGAGGAGGAAGATCAACACATGTCATGTTGGTAATGACGAGGAACAAGATGGTGTGGATTTTGTGTCTTCGTTCCTCCATGACCCTGACTATGCTGATGATGACTTGTTTCTTGCTATGATGATTGGTTACATGGTCGCTGCAAGGGATACAGTTGGAACTACCCTAACATGGTTCTTCTACAACCTCACCCAGAACCCTAAGATTGTGCCAATCATCCGCAATGAACTCTCACCCATTGCATCAAACAAAGTAGTGTCCAGTGTGGGTGCCATGGTGATCTTTGAACCGGACGAGACCAAATCTCTAGTCTATCTGAGAGCCGCCTTGTACGAGACTCTCAGGTTGTACCCACCGGCGCCAATCGAGCGCAAGACGGTGTCCGgcgatgatatcatgccaagtggCCACCAGGTGCAAGCCGGCGACACCATCTTTATTTCTCTCCACTCCATGGGTAGAATGGAGGGCTTGTGGGGTAAAGACTGCCTCGACTATAACCCAGATAGGTGGCTCTCGGATGATGGCAACAACCTCAAGTATGTACCATCTCACAAGTTTTTAGCCTTTAACTCAGGCTCGAGAATGTGCCTCGGAAAGGACATCGCGATTATGCAGATGAAGACTGTCGTCGCCACAATGTTGTGGAACTTCGATGTGCAAGCGGTGGAAGGGCAGAGCATTCAACCCAAGCCATCTTGTATACTAGAGATGAAGAATGGGCTCATGGTTAAACTGAAGAAGCGAGAAATGTAA
- the LOC109769205 gene encoding large ribosomal subunit protein uL6, translated as MKTILASETMEIPEEVTVKVSAKMISVTGPRGTLTRNFKHLNLDFQLQEGGRRLKVDAWFGTRKTMAAIRTAISHVQNLITGVTKGFRYKMRFVYAHFPINASITAANRGIEIRNFLGEKKVRKVDMLDGVTILRSEKVKDEIVLDGNDIELVSRSAALINQKCHVKNKDIRKFLDGIYVSDKGAIKEE; from the exons ATGAAGACGATCCTGGCGTCGGAGACGATGGAGATCCCGGAGGAGGTGACGgtgaaggtgtcggcgaagatgATCTCGGTGACGGGGCCGCGGGGGACGCTGACCCGCAACTTCAAGCACCTCAACCTCGACTTCCAGCTGCAGGAGGGCGGGCGGAGGCTCAAGGTGGACGCCTGGTTCGGCACCCGCAAGACCATGGCCGCCATCCGCACCGCCATCTCCCACGTCCAGAACCTCATCACCGGCGTCACCAAGGGCTTCCGCTACAAGATGCGCTTCGTCTACGCCCACTTCCCCATCAACGCCTCCATCACCGCCGCCAACCGCGGCATCGAGATCAGGAACTTCCTCGGAGAAAAGAAG GTAAGGAAAGTCGACATGCTTGACGGTGTGACGATCCTGCGGTCCGAGAAGGTCAAGGATGAGATCGTCCTCGATGGCAACGACATTGAGCTCGTCTCTCGCTCCGCTGCCCTGATCAACCAG AAATGTCACGTGAAGAACAAGGACATCAGGAAGTTCTTGGACGGTATCTATGTCAGTGACAAGGGCGCCATCAAGGAAGAGTAG